The Macaca nemestrina isolate mMacNem1 chromosome 17, mMacNem.hap1, whole genome shotgun sequence genome contains the following window.
CACCATACAGTGAGCAAGTGACAGAAgtgaattcaaacccaggcctgtGGGCTCCAGAGGGCTGGGGCTGCCCTTCACTCTCTCCTGTCCATATAGTGGTTGTCCTCTACCCCCAGCTCTCTGCAGAGAATTATCTATCAGCCCTTTCACCCACCAAACACAGAACATGAAGAGAGAAACTAAAATTATAGCAGGAGGGAATAGGATTAGCTACTGGGAAGGACTTCCTGACTCATTAGCTGGTCTCTAGAATAGGTTATAAGAGAGGCAGTGTGCGCTCTCTCTCTGGAGGGATTTCAGATGGGGCTTCAGTTCAGCTGGGTCCCTGTGGCTTCCACTTCCTGAAAGCTACTGAGAGACAAGCTGACCCCTGATGTGTATGGCTTTGTTTTTCGTAACGTTTATATTTTGAATAGGTAATACCTGTACATGGTTCAAATAATAAGGGTATAAAAGGTTGTTCACTGAACTCTCCCTCCAGCCCCCATCTCCAGGTTCCCCTCCCCAGAGGCAAGCAAAGTTACCTGCTTCCTGTCTAGACATATACAAGCAAACACGGACACATATTCTCTTTCTTGAGTCCTATTTTTAATACACAAGACATAACATCCCCGGCAAGCTCTTCTGTGCCTCGCTTTTGTCACCTGACAATATATCTTGGAGATTACTCCGAATCAGTACATAAAGAGCTGCCTCACTCTTAGGTGTCTTTTTATGGTCACGGACTTCTCAGGAGCTCAGAAGTAATCACATCTGGTTTGATTAGCTTCACATTTCCATTTACAACCTCCTCgcccagagagggcaagaaaccTCTCCAAGGTCACGCAGCAAGGACTAGGGACGCGCAGggcttctccccctcctcctcctccgttCCCAGCTCCTGTCTCCCACTACCTCAAGGCTGAGCGCCGCCCAGGCGACCAGAAGGGAGGGGGGAGGTCTCTAACTGAAATGCCCTCCGTGCTGCCCATTTGCGATCGGCACCTGGAGGGGCGCGCGGTGCGCAATGCGGGCGGGACCGTGGGGCTCCGGGTGCGGGCGGCGGCTGAGTGCCCACGTGGGTGCAGGCGAGGCCGGGCTGATTCCTCCAGAACCCCGCGCCTGGTGCTTCCCTGTAATGAGCTCCCAGGGCCGGAGGTGAGCTTCCTCGGCTGCTCACACGGCAGCCGCCTGGCAACAAAGAACACGGGGACTTTTTTCTTCCGTGCCTGACAGCTCATTAGAAGAATTAATTTACTCTAGCGTTTGCAGTTTAAAGGACATTATTTACTGGTTAATTGTTGTTattacaaaatgttaaatatcattatttatttccCAGGCCCTGACAACTTTCTGACAGGAATTTATTAGGTGAGACTATATCACCAATAGGCACCCCTGTGCGGGGCAGTCTAAGGGTGGGGGGTTTGCCCCTAGGCCTAGCTCTATAGGCAAGGCTGACACTCCGAGGGGCAGAACAGGAGGGGCTGCACCCTGGCTCACCCCAGGACAAAGGATCATTGTCTCCTCCTCATCCCCCATTTCTGCCccctgatgtgtgtgtgtgtcagcgGGGCCGCGGGGAGCTGGCAGACAGGGGATATGCCTTGCATAAATCTGCAGTTTAGGGGTCAGGCTGGCAGTTACCGGAGGCCCAGCAGCCAGAATGAGGTCCAGACTTTGGGTCTTTCCTTTAAACAGTTATTTCCAAGAATGTTCCCCTCTCCTGAACACACAGAATTGAAGAGCTGGAATGAAGCCAGGCGGTCCGCTGGTGCTCAGAGCACAAACCAGTGGCCTCCAGGCTGTAAATGGCCTATGGACTTGAGTTTGACCTACTCAAGAGACTTCACATAAAAATCCACTTCCTTTGAAAGATCAGACAATCTTGCCACAAGACTTGACCCACAGTCTTGCGTCAATTGGCGATGATCAGCTGGCACTGAAGGGCAGTGCTGTGCAAGGAGCATGCCTGCTCTCCAACAAAGGGAGGGTGCCACCTTCCCCCTTTGTTGCTTTTCTACATTATTTTCCTGGCCTCCGTGGGCATTCAAGTTTTCAAACCCAATCTACTCTAATGATCACATATAGATGTAGAAACTGAGCCCAGACAGGTTAAGTCTCTGATGGCCAGGACCACAGCCCCagtctacttttcttttctttctttttctttctttcttcttcttttttttttttttaggatggagcaatcctttatttttatatactttgacAAGGAGGTTTTCCATAAACAACCTTTATAGTGGAGAACAGAGAACAGGAAAATCAACCTCCAGACATCAGCAGCTGCTCTGCTCAGGGCCGAGGCTCTTCCTTGCCAATGTGGTGAGACGGAGGGGTGTCCTTACCTTCCTTTATCAGCATATCCTGCTGTTTCCTGATGGTACCCATCATTTTCTGCCGAAGCAAACACTCTACGAAATCATCATATTCTATCTTGCACTCTTTCTCTGCCTGGATAACACTGATTCCATGGGCACATTCTATCCATTCTTTTTCAAAAGCACGGCATCGAGCAACAATCTTGTAGGGCTGTTCGGCACTCTGGATTGTCCACCATTGACCTATGTTAAGGCTGAACCTTTGCTGGATGTCCAAGAAAGGCACAGCGATCCGATACTCGTGTCCTTGTCTTTCTCTGGCCACCGCTTCAGAAAGACCCCCAGTCTACTTTTCACCACACTGTGCTGCCCCCTGAATTTCTCTGCTCCCACCTCCTCTGGGTCCAGTTTAGAGTGAGTTCAGACAGGGAGCACAGGTCTTCAGCAGCTTCAGAGGCAGGAACAAGAAGCAACCTAGTGAGAATTTACGAGGATCATGGCCTTATAAATAGCATCtacttattcattcagcaaacagtGTCTGGGAATCTACTACGAGATGTATTAAAATGGTTAGGACCCAAATTGTGTTGTCAAGGATATTAGTCTGGGGACACTGTTCATGAAGCAAGTTACACAGTGACAATACAAGGAGATGTCCGAGTAGTAGAGGCATAGGAAGATGGGATTGGTGGGGCTGGAGAGAATTCATCCCTCATGCAGTGTTTTCTAGGCTGGGTGGACGGCCTGCATCCTCAAAGACAACACATgtgtcttatttaattctcacaacatggtggattgaaaatatttgtcatCAGCTGATAAATAACGGCTATACCAGGCTTCAGACTCGCTGTCTAGATTCTTCCCCCAGGGTGGACGCTTGCAAGCCACTGCAGCCCTGGGGACCTTCTGTTCTAGCGGGTGGCACCCTTGCCAGTCTGTTGACTGTCAACCACATCTCACAACCAGGCTGattaccctcattttacaagtgaggaacctgaggctcagagacagacGAGAGAAGCTGGGTGTTGACGGGTAAAATGGGCcctgggaaggagagagaattgTTGTTTGAGACCAACACCCAGCCTCGGGAAATGTGGGTCTTGCTGCAGACTTCAAACAATGACCCTTTAGACAAGGT
Protein-coding sequences here:
- the LOC112425806 gene encoding NADH dehydrogenase [ubiquinone] iron-sulfur protein 5-like, translated to MDQKATGGLSEAVARERQGHEYRIAVPFLDIQQRFSLNIGQWWTIQSAEQPYKIVARCRAFEKEWIECAHGISVIQAEKECKIEYDDFVECLLRQKMMGTIRKQQDMLIKEGKDTPPSHHIGKEEPRP